ATGCTGGGGCAGATTTGGGCGAGGGGTTACGCTGTGGTAATCGCGTGGTCTGCCCGTGGCACCATGGGAGCTTTGATAGCCGAGATGGCACCTTGCTAGAGCCTGTCGCCATGCGCGGATTGACCCAATATGAGCTGACTGACGATGGCGATAGTTTGACGGTCAATACCTCGGCAAAGATAGACAAACGCATCGAAAATGACAAGCTGATAGACACCCATACCCTCATCGTTGGTGGCGGCGGTGCAGGCTTTATGACGGCCAATCAACTGCGTCATACTGGTTATGGCGGTAAGATAACCATCATTAGTGCCGATGACAAAGCCCCTTATAATCGTCCCTTATTATCCAAGATGTTTTTGGCAGGGAAAATGGACGAGAAGTATTTGCTGCTTGGCGGTGCAGATTGGGCCAGTAAAAACAACATTGATCTACGCTTAAACCAAACCGTCAGTGAAGTACTCCCCAATGAATGCACCATCGTGATTAAAGACCAGAGCGGTCATAGTGAGCAGCAAACAGCCGATTTCTTAGTGGTAGCGACAGGCGCTGAGCCAAAGATACCGCCATTTAATGGCGCTGAGCTGGATGGCGTCTATACGCTACGCAGTATGGACGATGCAAAAGACATCAAAGCCGCCAGTGATAACCAGCATGTGGTCATCGTAGGCACGGGCTTTATCGGGATGGAAGCGGCTTCGGCACTTATGCAGGCAGGTAAGGCCGCGTCTATCACCATCGTAGGTCGTAGCCGCCGTGTGATGAGCAATATCGTCTCTGAGAGCGTGAGTAACGCCTTAATCAAACTGCATGAAGACCAAGGCGTTACCTTCGCCTTCGGTGCTGGCGTTGATGAAATCAATGGAGAAGGTGGTAAAGTCAACGGCATAACGCTGTCTGATGGCAGTAAGCTTGCAGCCGATGTTGTGATTTTGGGTACTGGCGTAGCGCCACGTACAGAGCTGTTAAATGAGGTAAACGCTCCAGACGGCGTGCAAGTGAATGATCATTTGCAACTGCGTGATGGCGTCTATGCGCTAGGTGATATCGCTAAAGCCACTAATCAAATGGGGCGTATGCGTATCGAGCATTGGCGGGTGGCTTTGCAACACGGCATGGTGACGGCGGCAGCTATCTTAAACCAAGACAATGTCAACTCATTAGAGGAGCGCATTCCTTTCTTTTGGACAGGGCAATATGGCAAAAGCCTACGCTATAGTGGACATGCCGCTACGCCAGATAACAATATCCTATTTGGCTCACCAGATAATCTTGATTATATCGAATATTACTTTGATGATGATGGGGAAGATACACGCGCCAGTGCTGCAAGTTCGCTCGGACGTGATAAAGAGTTAATCGCTTTTTCTGAGTTGTTACGCCGTGGTCATGCGCCAACACGCGCGCAAATCAATGCAGGGTTTGATATTATCGAGCAAGCGCAGGTGTTATCACGCTAGGTCGTGTCCTCATTTTAAAAATGGTGATAAAAATGAGATAAATTGCCGTCAAACAAGGAAAATAGCGCAGATAATATCGAGATATTACCTAGCTATAGTCAGTTGAAAATAAAACTGTTACATAAGTTTAAGCGCGCTACTGGTATAAATTTTACTTGCGTGCTGTTATCACAGAGGCTGCGCAAAATTCACCCCAGTAGCGCTATGTTCTTTTTAAAATGCATCGACTATATTTAACGCTGCTTGGCAAGGTTTAGCCATTTTTAACCCATTTAGGTATCCTTCGATTGAATTGAGGACACGCCCTAGTACTCAAAACTGATAAGGTTTAATATAAAGGCTGGCTCATTGATTTGGGTCAGCCTTTTATACTAAATAGATGGAAAAGGACAACCAGTATTATGAACGCAGACTCCATAAACAAAAACCACTTAAATAAAGAATCCGTATTTTTACGACAAGCCAAAGCGGATGATATTGACGCACTTGAACAGCTACTAAACCGCTGCTATCGGCAGACAGAAGGTTGGACCAATGAAGCAGACTTGGTCGGTGGCATTCGTATCACTCAAGCTGAGCTGGCAAGCGTCATTAATAATCCAAAACACTATCTATTCGTCTATCCAAAAACCACGACCGGTGCTCGCGATGACGATG
The sequence above is a segment of the Psychrobacter fulvigenes genome. Coding sequences within it:
- a CDS encoding FAD-dependent oxidoreductase encodes the protein MTNATINTVTISKADIPDGGMKSYKQEDDSIILITRDDDEFSAFDGKCPHAGADLGEGLRCGNRVVCPWHHGSFDSRDGTLLEPVAMRGLTQYELTDDGDSLTVNTSAKIDKRIENDKLIDTHTLIVGGGGAGFMTANQLRHTGYGGKITIISADDKAPYNRPLLSKMFLAGKMDEKYLLLGGADWASKNNIDLRLNQTVSEVLPNECTIVIKDQSGHSEQQTADFLVVATGAEPKIPPFNGAELDGVYTLRSMDDAKDIKAASDNQHVVIVGTGFIGMEAASALMQAGKAASITIVGRSRRVMSNIVSESVSNALIKLHEDQGVTFAFGAGVDEINGEGGKVNGITLSDGSKLAADVVILGTGVAPRTELLNEVNAPDGVQVNDHLQLRDGVYALGDIAKATNQMGRMRIEHWRVALQHGMVTAAAILNQDNVNSLEERIPFFWTGQYGKSLRYSGHAATPDNNILFGSPDNLDYIEYYFDDDGEDTRASAASSLGRDKELIAFSELLRRGHAPTRAQINAGFDIIEQAQVLSR